The DNA sequence TTAAACGATATCGGTTGGATTAGTCCAATACTGATAATAAATCCAATCATTAATTTACCTATTAATCGCATCGTCTCCCTCCTATATTGCCCCATCTCTCATTTAAGCTTCATCGTTGACTCCTAATAAAAATCTTATTAAAAATAAAAATTTCTTATACCTATCTATTATATAAATAGAAATGTATTTCACATTTTCTAATTCATCTCAGTACGTTAGTCTTTTTGATAGTAAGACAGACTATCGTCCAGGGGTCACCTACCATGCGCAGCATGTCTCCTCCTTTGGTAGGGAACGGGTCACCTGCCATGCACAGCATGTCTCCTCCTTTGGTAGGGAACAGGTCAGCTACCATTTTCTAGGGAAATTTATCTACCGTTAGTAGGGCTTAAAAGTTTTCCGATATGAAAAACTTATCTGGACTTATATATATAATACCTCCCGAAGTAGGATGGCAAGATCTCGTATTTAGCATCTGACACAGATTATGGATAACTTCTCCTTATACTGAAAAAGTCTTCATGAGCCTTAAGTTTTTACTTGCTCTTTAACTTGACTGGTTTTGATTCGGATACCATTCATTAAGGTAAAGATAGTCATCCTTTTTTTAAATTCATCACTCCTTCTCATCTGGATTCTTCCATACTATTATGAAGCTATGGATTTAAAACCATGAATCAAAAAACTCATCAATACATAATTTTACATAAATTAACACACCACTTCTTCTAAAAATACCACCAACATATACCAAAATCAATAGTAAAAAAATATTTTTTTCTTATCATCTGATTTACTATTTACAAAGCAAAAAAATTTTAAATCTAATGAACCAGACTGAGTGATTGGATTCAGATGATAGAAAGACTGACACTAATGGCGTTAAAAATTTATCACCACTTATATATCAAGAGAGAAATAGAGTAAGCGGGTAATATAAACCTGTCTATTTTGACCTCCAACTTTGAGCTAAAATGAAGCTATCAAAGAAAAGGAGGTCAATTTTTTTATGAAAGAAAATCCGATCATTGTTCCTGTTCAGTTAAATCAACCTGCCTCTGATCAGCCCTATACTGATACCCCTTCATGTTACTTCAAAATAAACGATGCTGAAGCGACGTTTTATAATGGAGTTGATAAACATATCTTACATGCCGTTTTAGCGGAGATGTCTAAACATGCTCGTTAATTTCTCGAATGTTCAAAACATATTCATTCCCTACCAGTGGAGGAGATATTTACTTCGTAAATGGTAGGTGACCCATCGTTTGTGGTCACACAGATATGCGCTGTGGCATTGATGGACTAGCAGGTATCATCACAGACAAGTATAATCTTGATTTATTTAACGATGCCCTTTTCCTATTTTGTGGACGAAAAAAAGACCGATTCAAAGCCCTTTATTGGGATAAAGACGGTTTTATCTTATTATATAAACGGATTGAGAAGGGTAACCTTCAATGGCCACGAAACCAAGAAGAAGTCAAAAAATTAACGAGTCAGGAGCTTCGTTGGCTACTTGAAGGCTTATCTATCCAACAACCTAAAGCCATTAAACCAGCTCAAACAGGATGTCTGATTTAAATCATTATAAAATGGTAATAAAACCTGTATTTTCTATTTGATTTTGGGCATACTAAGCCTAACATGAATCATTTAGAAAAAGAGGTGGCACCGTTGAGTACGTTTGAATCGAAACTAATCAAAGAAAATCAGAACCTATTAAAAAAATTGGATCAACAAACTCAACGAATCACTGAACAAGATCAACAAATTAAACAATTAACTGAACAGGTTGAATTTTTAACAAAAAAGCTTTATGGATCCTCAAGCGAGAAAACTAAAATTGATCCAAATCAACTCTCACTTTTTGAGGATCCTCATTTAGAAAACCACGAAACAAAGACTGAACCCACAGAAGAAATCACGTATCGTCGACGTAAGGCATCCGGTCGTAAAGCCGAGTTAACCAAAGATTTACCCGTTGAAGAAATTCACTGTGAGTTACATGGTGAAGATTGCCAATGTGAGTCTTGTGGTGAAAAGATGAAACCGATAGGAAAGAAAATTATTCGTGAAGAGGTTTGTTTTATCCCAGCCAAGTTATATAAAAAAGTGTACTATTCACACGCTTATAAGTGTGATTGTGGTGATGATTTCTATGAACCACAGCCCATTCAATGTGCCGAAGTCCCTAAAGGACCGATCCAAAGGAGCTTAGCTGGGCCTAGTGTTCTAGCCTGGATGATTCATCAAAAGTATGAATTAAGCCTCCCCCTTTATCGTCAAGAGAAAGAATGGAAGACGTATGGTTTAGAATTAAGTCGACGCACCATGGCGAACCGGATGATCAAAGTCGCCAATGATTGGTTACGCCCAATTTATGATTCTTTCGCTAAGCTCATCGTAAAGGAAGAAGTTCTTCATGCCGATGAAACGTACTATCAAGTACTAAATCGAATGGATGGACGTGACGCAACCTCTCAAGCACGAATCTGGTTAATTCAAACAGGTAAAGAATGCGAAACACCTATCGTTTATTATCACGCAGATTTAACTCGTGCAAGAGTCGTCGCGGAGCAATTACTCGATGGACTTAAAGGCTACCTGCATTGTGATGGGTATTCCGGATATAAGAACTTACCGAATATTGAATGAGTGGGTCACCTGCCATTTACGAAGTAAATGTCTCCTCCACTGGTAGGGAATGGGGTGTTGGGCTCATGCACGCCGCAAATTTAAGGATGTGCCAGGAAAGAATGGAAAAGCGAAACAAGCCATTGACTACTGTAACCAAATTTTTAAGATTGAACGAGAACTTCAGGAATTATCGCCTGAGGAGCGTTATGAGCAACGTCAGTTACAGGTCAAGCCAGTGATTGAGGCTTTTTATGACTTTCTAGGGAGCTTCATCCCCATGAAAGGTAAGTTACAAACTGCGGTTCACTATGTTTTAAATCAAAAGAAAGAACTGATGGCATTTTTGAAAGATGGACGATTAGAAGCATCGAATAATCGTGCCGAACGTGCCATCAAAACCGTGGTGATTGGACGGAAAAATTACTTATTTTCAACAAGCTTATCAGGGGCTGAAGCCAATGCGATTATCTATAGTGTGATTGAAACAGCGAAAGAGCACGGCTTAAATGTTTATAAATATTTAACTTATTTATTTGAACACCTACCAAATGTTGAGTTTTTAATGAAACCAAAGCTCTTGGAGGACTTTTTACCATGGGCAAAAAATGTTCAAGAACATTGTAAAGGAATCTAAAAGAAAAGAGATCTCATCTGTAATTCCAGTATACAGGTGAGGTCTCCTTTTTTCTATACGTGTTATTATTACCCGCTTACGATTAATTTAAGCATCTGTCTACTTTGCAAAAAATATAAGAAATCAAACAGCCTAAAACCTTCATCAAAATAAAAAAACTAGCCGAAGCTAGTTTTTCATATATTTTTGATACAGTTTGACCCAATAAGGGATTAAAAAGATGATTCCGAGTCCTGTAGCTAGTAATCCAGAAATCATCAACGTCTTAAACCAGTTTTCAATGAGTAGTGCGATACTTTCTTGTAAGTAGCTGACTTGAATGGCGATATGGTGATAAAAGCCAGATTGAATGCCGCTAAAGAAAACAATAAAAATAATTAAACCACCTGCCATTATCCCATAACCACTGTATAATAGTCCGATCTCAATTTTTTTACGGCGCTTGTGGTGGCGACTTCGTGGTGATAATAAGACCAATACCCCCACTAACAATAGCACAATTCCAGCTAATACCCCTGCCATCAGTTTTAAATTCATCTCGCTAATCAAACTCGTGAGTTTTTGAAGGCCTGTCATTTGAGTCAATTGATCAAAGTCAACTAATCGAAGATTCCCTTTCACGATTTGCACCACATTTTGTTTCATTAACTCGACCTCTTGTTTCAAATCCTCATCTAAATAATAGTGATTATCTCTAAAAAATGTCCCAATACGCTCATCAAAGCGGGCCTCATAAGTCGTTAAATCAAGTGCTTTAATTTGCGGCTGTGCCCCATTTAACCATGACAAAACGGCGTACACGTCACCCATCACGATTTCTTTCACTTCCTCAAGCTTAATAAATTCTCGCATGCTTTGACGCTCAATATTATTTAACAGCATCACATCATCGATACTGCCTTGAATATTCTCTTTCATCGATTGATAAACATTCGCTTCTTCCATCACTGAAAGATACGTTTCTGGCATTAAGAATTGGGGAAGACTACTTAGTAGACAAAATGCCATGATGACAAACATCAAGCCTAAACTCAATAGCACACTTATCAATTTTTGAATCAGTTTCATTTTTATACCTCGTTTTACTTAATCTGAACTAAATCTGCGACAACGATATAGCGCTCCGGAGTCGCGCCCCATTTAATAAAAGGATAACACGTATACATCGTTAAACGTTCTTCCTCCGTTGGAACAGTTGGAGTCACATCATCAGGCGTTGTAATATAAATATCAGATACTTGATACTCATACGTTCCGTAATCCGTTTGAACAAAGACGCGATCGCCTAACGTCACATCTTTTAATGGATAAAAGGCCGTTTCTCGATGCCCAGATAAGACGACATTCCCACCTTCACCAGGCAACAAACTTCCGACATAATGGCCAACCCCTTCACGAAGCTGAGCATTGCCTTCTCCTTGTAAAATTGGAACCTCTAAATTCACACTTGGAATGCTTAACGTCGCAAACGGATCTCCAATCTTCGGTAAATACATCGATTGGTTATTAATCATAAACTCAGTTTGGGCAACTTCTACATTTGGATCATAAAAAATAAGCGAACTAAACGTCATCGCTTGCCCAATCATTCCCCATAATGGAACTAACATCATCGTTGCACCAATAACCATCAAAAAAAGAGGGATTACCAAGGTAATCCCAAGCTTTTTAAGAAAGTATCGGCGCTTCTCTTTTTTTGTTTTCACGCCTACTTCACCTTCTTATCTCTCATCTTGCATATGGCGATGTGATACAACCATTAAACCAGCTGCTAACACCACAAGTCCTGCCCCTGCCATCATTACTGCTGGCAATTCAAATCCAGTATCATTTAAACTACTATCTGGCATTGGATTCACTGATCCATTACCTGTAGGATTTGTTCCTAATACTGTTTCAACTGTTGTTTCAATGATCGCTTCAACGACTTTAATCATATCTCCATCAAAGTTTTGTAAAACATCTGCAATATCTGGTGCTGATAACGTTAAAATTTGTTGCCCATTCGTTGAAACTAACGTAATTGTATCTACACCATTCACAATATCATACTTTAATACTAATCCAACTTTTGAAGCTGCTTGTTTCGCTAACCCCATTAAATGACTTTTTTCAGTATCCGATAACTTCGTTAAATCCGTACGTCCATCAATTAAGGCATACGCTTGTTTTACGACACCTTCAAGTTCTACTTTTTGTGCATCTGTTAAATCAATGGATTGAAGATACGTCACTAACTGATTCGCACTATCTGAAGGAACTCCTAAAGACACTAACTTATCACGTAACTCCGCTGCACTCGCATCAGCGATCACATTAAATGAGCCAAATAATAAAGTTGCCGCTAAAGCGACTGTCGCTAATTTTTTCATCTCTTTCACCTCTGTCAATCATCATATTATAAAAACTACCTAATTATACCACGTTATATCCACTATTTTCAAAAAAATGAACCAAAATCTATTACCAAATGGTAGTTTTTGTCTTATTACACAAATTTACCCCTAGTAACACAGCCACACCAAACAATCCACCACAAAAATCAAGCACTACATCACTAACACTCGACGTTCTGAAAACAAAGGATTGGAAATATTCATCTAATACCGCACACAATAAAACAACAAATAAAGAATAAATCCCTTGATTCCATAAGCTCACGTTAAATGATCTGAACATCAATAACAGTAAGACAGCTAACATGAAATACTCTGTGAAATGGGCTGCTTTTCGAACGAAGTAACTTAGATTTTTTTGCAATTGAACTTTCGAATGAATGGGTAATTGAGAAGAAGGCGTAGCCTCACTTCTTTCGATGAGATTCTCTAAAATAAGCTCCTCTTTCTTTTTAAACGTCTCTTCCCACCAATCAATCATTCGCATCATTTGAGTCACAACACGATCACTTTTATCCATCGATACCTCTCCAACCTGCATCCCTTGATAAAAAATAAAACATATCCATCCCACGACTAAAATAATCCAAACTCTTTTCATAACTTCTCCTTTTTCATCCTATTCACATTTAAATTACCATATTTCACTGATAATCGTAACCCTAAAAAGGAATTAGTTGGAATTAAAATAGATTACTTAATTAAATAGGAGACTATATCTAGCCTCCTATCATTTGAAATCGCCACTCATTATAAGTAACACCTTTCCAGAGTTAACATCTTGCCTTTAATGTATAAAAGATACCATCTAATCATCTTACCTATATCCCATCATTCTCTTTCTAATCTAATTCTATAATAGTTTGATGAATATCCTGAACCAATTGATAAATGAAACCAATATACTGATTAATTTTTTCTTCTGTTAGTTCTGATCCCAAAGAGTTAATAGATTCTTGATCTTGATGGGCTAATCGATTCCGAAGCGAACGAAGTTTCTCGATAAGGTCAGATACTCCAAAATCAGATTCTGTCTTTAACACTAATTCATTAAATTTTTTTGACTTAAGCCCTACTGCTTCTAACTGATTTTTAATTTTTCCATAACTTGTAAAACTCTTATACTGATTTATACTCGTAATCACTTCATCTAACCAATCTGATGACTCTGGATTTTGAATGGCTAACTCAACTGATTGCATAGGAATTAGTAACTCTTTATACTGTTTTGTCTTAGTCTGATTCCCATTAAATTTTTGTATGATACAATACTTTACAATATCATGAATATATAAATCTAATGCACTCATTAATAATATAATTTGACTCTGTCGAATCTCTAGTGTAGACTGACCATGTGCTGATAGAAATTGAATAATTTCATCTTTTTGTCTAACAACTTCAATACTACTATTAAATTGTTTAAGAATGTGTTTTTCTTGCTCATTTCTAATGACAACTTTCTTTTTATCACGATTTGGCTGTGTTTGATGTAAAGATAAATCACGCATCTATTCTCTCCCTATTTTAAAAAGAATGTATTATTATGAAGAAATGGAATACTTCCATACTTGCCTGCAATATAACCTTTTTCTATATTCTCATCTTTTCTAACATTTTTTAATTGTGCTAACGAATAAAAATCACTAAACTGATTATTAGTCTTTTCAACAAACCATATCTGATCGCGCCTAAATAAATCTAAATTTAATAAATTCGTATCGTGGGTTGTAAAAATCAATTGCGCCCCCTTTTTATTAATAACTGGATTTAAAAATAATTGAATTAAGTGAACAACTAAATTCGGATGAAGGCTCGTTTCTAGTTCATCAAAAACTAAAACTTCACCATTCCTCAAAATCTCTAAGAGAGGTCCTCCTAATTCAAATAATTTATTAATTCCTAATGACTCTTCTGACAAACTAATATCCATATGAGGATATTTAAACACTACATCTGATTTTTTAAATTCTTTTCCATTTAAAAAACTTTTTAATTCCTCTGGCAGGTTAGATGGTAAATCTTCATTCAATAGCATCATCAAGTGATTATTAATTTCAATATCTTGAATATTAATCCCTAATGTTTGAAGAAATTGAAGAAATTCTTCTTTGAATTCTGAATCTTTTTCTATATTTTGTAACGTATATTCAAACCAATTATCATTACGAAAGCCTTGATAGACAACTAGCTTTTGACGAATATAATGAAATACTTTTAACACCTCTTCAATATTACACCATGAAGCAGCTGATGATAAAAAGAGACGATTCTCCTTCATCTTACTTTCTGCAATTTCAGACAGGACTTTTTTAAAATTTGCTCCGTATGTATACGTCTGATGTTCACGATCAAAGATCTTTGCTTGGCGCCCATTTGGAAAATAGTATAGATACTCGTCCATAATCTCTTTATTAGTTAAGCTTACACCATAAACATAGCGTACTCCATCTTCTAAAAATTGAATTTCAAATGAAGAAGGTAACCCCTCTTGACTCATTTTATGCGGATAATAAGGTAAAACATCTTGATATTGTAAATTCACACTCGTACTAACAATATGACTTAAATAATCAATAGCATTAATTAAATTAGTTTTACCTGCCCCATTTGCCCCATATATCGCACAAACTGGATTTATCCTTAATTTTGAATCACCCAATAAATACTTTGAATGTGTTTCATCTTTTGTTGCTAGCATCGAAAAAACAATCGCTTCTTTTATCGAACGATAATTCGCACACTTAAATTGAATCAACATGAATTCTAGCACCTCTCCTCCACTTATCTCCGTCTATTATACCCTATTAATCATCATTTTAAACTCCATTTTTGAGAAAAAACTTCAAAATCGAAGATTAAATATCCATAAAAATTAATTCTCGAATATCTTTACTCAATATTTTCTTAGATATGAACCACAAAAGCATTGTAGCTAACTCTATATCTATTACAACATATTTGAAGGATACCGTTCTGAGCCAACTAGGAAAACCCAATTTTACAACATAATCTACAAAATTATTCATATCCCTATCACCTCTGACATAAACTGTACTAATGTAAAGATACGAGGAGGATTTTATGGATACACCAACTTTTAAGGCCACTATCTACTATATTCATCCTGAACTCATCAATCAATTAAATACAACATTTAAAAGGAAAAACTTCTATCATAAAATTATGACATTACCTAGGAAAGGTTATCATAATCCAGATTACAGACAAAAAATGAACAACTTACAACAAAAACTATGGAATGACGTATTATTACAATTAAAAGATGGCTCATCACCAAAATTGGTTCTTGATTTTTTAAAAATATTTTCTCATTTAAAATGATGTTTAAATTACACGGAGAATAGCCAATTTTAAGAATTGAATGAATAGTTTCAATAGAAAGAAATTGTCAAGCGCCATTTCTGGTGAAGACTCTAAAAGATTTATTTGAAGTCGATTCTGTCTATCAAATTGAAGATCCCTATAAAGATTACATTGAAAAATTTATAACGAAATACTATGAACCAGCTGAAGACTTGAAAAAGGAAA is a window from the Turicibacter bilis genome containing:
- a CDS encoding VanZ family protein, with protein sequence MKRVWIILVVGWICFIFYQGMQVGEVSMDKSDRVVTQMMRMIDWWEETFKKKEELILENLIERSEATPSSQLPIHSKVQLQKNLSYFVRKAAHFTEYFMLAVLLLLMFRSFNVSLWNQGIYSLFVVLLCAVLDEYFQSFVFRTSSVSDVVLDFCGGLFGVAVLLGVNLCNKTKTTIW
- the tnpC gene encoding IS66 family transposase yields the protein MNHLEKEVAPLSTFESKLIKENQNLLKKLDQQTQRITEQDQQIKQLTEQVEFLTKKLYGSSSEKTKIDPNQLSLFEDPHLENHETKTEPTEEITYRRRKASGRKAELTKDLPVEEIHCELHGEDCQCESCGEKMKPIGKKIIREEVCFIPAKLYKKVYYSHAYKCDCGDDFYEPQPIQCAEVPKGPIQRSLAGPSVLAWMIHQKYELSLPLYRQEKEWKTYGLELSRRTMANRMIKVANDWLRPIYDSFAKLIVKEEVLHADETYYQVLNRMDGRDATSQARIWLIQTGKECETPIVYYHADLTRARVVAEQLLDGLKGYLHCDGYSGYKNLPNIE
- a CDS encoding AAA family ATPase, with protein sequence MLEFMLIQFKCANYRSIKEAIVFSMLATKDETHSKYLLGDSKLRINPVCAIYGANGAGKTNLINAIDYLSHIVSTSVNLQYQDVLPYYPHKMSQEGLPSSFEIQFLEDGVRYVYGVSLTNKEIMDEYLYYFPNGRQAKIFDREHQTYTYGANFKKVLSEIAESKMKENRLFLSSAASWCNIEEVLKVFHYIRQKLVVYQGFRNDNWFEYTLQNIEKDSEFKEEFLQFLQTLGINIQDIEINNHLMMLLNEDLPSNLPEELKSFLNGKEFKKSDVVFKYPHMDISLSEESLGINKLFELGGPLLEILRNGEVLVFDELETSLHPNLVVHLIQLFLNPVINKKGAQLIFTTHDTNLLNLDLFRRDQIWFVEKTNNQFSDFYSLAQLKNVRKDENIEKGYIAGKYGSIPFLHNNTFFLK
- a CDS encoding IS66 family transposase, translated to MGCWAHARRKFKDVPGKNGKAKQAIDYCNQIFKIERELQELSPEERYEQRQLQVKPVIEAFYDFLGSFIPMKGKLQTAVHYVLNQKKELMAFLKDGRLEASNNRAERAIKTVVIGRKNYLFSTSLSGAEANAIIYSVIETAKEHGLNVYKYLTYLFEHLPNVEFLMKPKLLEDFLPWAKNVQEHCKGI
- the tnpB gene encoding IS66 family insertion sequence element accessory protein TnpB (TnpB, as the term is used for proteins encoded by IS66 family insertion elements, is considered an accessory protein, since TnpC, encoded by a neighboring gene, is a DDE family transposase.); this encodes MVCGHTDMRCGIDGLAGIITDKYNLDLFNDALFLFCGRKKDRFKALYWDKDGFILLYKRIEKGNLQWPRNQEEVKKLTSQELRWLLEGLSIQQPKAIKPAQTGCLI
- a CDS encoding class D sortase — encoded protein: MKTKKEKRRYFLKKLGITLVIPLFLMVIGATMMLVPLWGMIGQAMTFSSLIFYDPNVEVAQTEFMINNQSMYLPKIGDPFATLSIPSVNLEVPILQGEGNAQLREGVGHYVGSLLPGEGGNVVLSGHRETAFYPLKDVTLGDRVFVQTDYGTYEYQVSDIYITTPDDVTPTVPTEEERLTMYTCYPFIKWGATPERYIVVADLVQIK
- a CDS encoding HEPN domain-containing protein, with product MRDLSLHQTQPNRDKKKVVIRNEQEKHILKQFNSSIEVVRQKDEIIQFLSAHGQSTLEIRQSQIILLMSALDLYIHDIVKYCIIQKFNGNQTKTKQYKELLIPMQSVELAIQNPESSDWLDEVITSINQYKSFTSYGKIKNQLEAVGLKSKKFNELVLKTESDFGVSDLIEKLRSLRNRLAHQDQESINSLGSELTEEKINQYIGFIYQLVQDIHQTIIELD